The following coding sequences are from one Brienomyrus brachyistius isolate T26 chromosome 15, BBRACH_0.4, whole genome shotgun sequence window:
- the rgl1 gene encoding ral guanine nucleotide dissociation stimulator-like 1 isoform X1 has protein sequence MSSLACGPGAMILHCPLVSLLPWPPELISPKMDGGELVEEDSMAQLCLLDGNPVYGSSMQDWGEEVEEGAIYNVTLKRVQIQQAANKGARWLGVDGDRLPPGHTVSQLETHKIRSIRAGSLERLVETLLTAFGDNDLTYTSIFLSTYRAFACTEGVLQLLLDKYGNVEDEGDGDHQRPDTRAEIQNALASILRAWLDQCPEDFQEPPSYPSLRRVMEFLQRALPGSELLRRAQSLLEVLQSQASLESETDGSLQGNSPFCLGEEEEVEVEAETQDFLSFGTDLVAEQLTYMDALLFKKVVPHHCLGSVWSQRDKKQNKLSAPTVRATITQFNAVAACVVSTVLRQRQIRPHLRARVIQHWIDIAQECRIRKNFSSLRAIISALQSNPLYRLKRAWASVHKDSMQMFEELSDIFSDHNNYFTSRELLMREGTSKFASLESCAKEHQKRSHKRLQLQKEMGAMQGTIPYLGTFLTDLTMLDTALPDLVEGSLINFEKRRREFEVIAQIKLLQSACNSYSLHPDRHFLRWFLRQPQLTEEESYTLSCEIEGVGDCSPTSPKARKSMVKRLSLLFLGAETGTASSPVRENPRSPPAGSSGESMDSVSVSSSDSGSPSDSEGLTPTHMPNTAQKLSESSSCSSLHSMDTTSSSSASIPLIPASPTPSGCSCSHRRTPSLTPASPSSPSLPPVYNTQAQDACIIRVSLEHGNGNMYKSIMLTSQDKTPVVISRAMTKHHLEGEPADTYELVQVISEERELVIPDNANVFYAMNTSANFDFLLRVRGSAGRPVQLRSRCSSTLPRAQQRTSLSLRLSKVTL, from the exons AGCTCCATGCAGGACTggggggaggaggtggaggagggggcCATATACAATGTGACTCTGAAAAGGGTCCAGATCCAGCAAGCGGCCAACAAGGGAGCACGATGGCTAGGG GTGGATGGGGACCGCCTCCCCCCAGGCCACACGGTCAGCCAGCTGGAGACGCATAAGATCCGCAGCATCCGCGCCGGCTCGCTGGAGCGGCTGGTGGAGACGCTGCTTACGGCCTTCGGCGACAATGACCTCACCTACACCAGCATCTTCCTGTCCACGTACCGCGCCTTTGCCTGCACCGAGGGggtgctgcagctgctgcttgATAA ATATGGCAACGTGGAGGACGAGGGAGATGGAGACCATCAGCGGCCTGACACGAGGGCGGAAATCCAGAA TGCCCTGGCCTCCATCCTGCGGGCCTGGCTGGACCAGTGTCCCGAGGACTTCCAGGAGCCGCCCTCATACCCAAGCCTGCGCAGGGTCAtggagttcctgcagagggcgctGCCTGGCTCGGAGCTGCTACGCAGAGCGCAGAGTCTACTGGAGGTGCTGCAGAGCCAGGCCAGCCTGGAGTCTGAGACTGACG GCAGTTTACAGGGTAACAGCCCCTTCTGCCTcggggaggaagaggaagtggaAGTGGAGGCAGAGACGCAGGACTTCCTGTCCTTTGGTACCGATTTGGTGGCGGAGCAGTTGACTTACATGGATGCG CTTCTGTTCAAGAAGGTGGTTCCCCATCACTGCTTGGGCTCCGTTTGGTCCCAACGCGACAAGAAGCAGAACAAGCTGAGCGCGCCCACCGTCCGAGCCACCATCACGCAGTTCAACGCCGTGGCGGCCTGTGTGGTCAGCACCGTGCTACGTCAGCGGCAGATTCGCCCCCACCTGCGCGCACGAGTCATCCAGCACTGGATCGACATTGCCCAA GAGTGCAGAATTCGCAAGAATTTCTCCTCTCTGCGAGCCATTATCTCAGCGCTGCAATCCAATCCCCTGTACCGCCTGAAGAGGGCATGGGCCTCCGTGCACAA GGACAGCATGCAGATGTTTGAGGAACTTTCGGATATTTTTTCCGATCACAACAACTACTTCACCAGCCGGGAGCTGCTGATGAGG GAGGGCACCTCAAAGTTTGCCAGTCTGGAGAGCTGTGCTAAGGAGCACCAGAAACGGTCTCACAAGAGGCTGCAGCTTCAGAAAGAAATG GGTGCCATGCAGGGGACGATCCCCTACCTGGGGACCTTCCTGACAGACCTAACCATGCTGGACACGGCCCTGCCTGACCTGGTTGAG GGGAGTCTGATAAACTTTGAGAAGAGGCGCAGG GAGTTTGAAGTAATTGCacagatcaagctgctgcagtcggCCTGTAACAGCTACTCGCTGCACCCTGACCGCCACTTCCTGCGCTGGTTCCTCCGCCAGCCCCAGCTCACTGAAGAGGAGAg ctaCACCCTGTCCTGTGAGATCGAGGGAGTGGGAGACTGCAGCCCTACCTCCCCCAAGGCGAGGAAGAGCATGGTGAAGAGGCTGAGTCT GCTGTTTCTGGGAGCCGAAACTGGCACTGCAAGCTCTCCTGTGAGGGAGAACCCTCGGTCGCCACCTGCTGGCAGCTCGGGGGAAAGCATGGACTCGGTCAGCGTGTCCTCCAGTGACTCCGGCAGCCCGTCGGACAGCGAGGGCctgacacccacacacatgccTAACACGGCACAGAAG TTGTCAGAATCCTCGTCCTGCTCCTCTCTGCACTCCATGGACACGACGTCGTCGTCATCAGCCAGCATCCCCCTGATCCCGGCCTCCCCGACGCCGTCAGGCTGCTCCTGCTCCCACCGCCGTACCCCCTCCCTGACTCCTGCCTCTCCCTCATCCCCCAGCCTGCCCCCCGTCTACAACACACAGGCTCAAGACGCCTGCATCATCCGCGTCAGCCTGGAGCATGGCAACGGAAACATGTACAAGAGCATCATG CTGACCAGCCAGGACAAAACTCCTGTGGTCATCTCACGCGCCATGACCAAGCACCACCTGGAGGGGGAGCCGGCGGACACCTACGAGCTGGTGCAGGTCATCTCTGAGGAAAGAG agcTTGTGATCCCGGACAACGCCAATGTCTTTTACGCCATGAACACGTCGGCCAACTTCGACTTCCTGCTGCGCGTGCGTGGCTCCGCCGGGCGCCCCGTCCAGCTGCGCAGTCGCTGCAGCTCCACCCTCCCGCGTGCGCAGCAGAGGACCAGCCTGTCCCTGAGACTCAGCAAGGTCACATTGTGA